A section of the Ornithinimicrobium sufpigmenti genome encodes:
- a CDS encoding ATP-dependent Clp protease ATP-binding subunit: protein MFERFTDRARRVVVLAQEEARMLNHNYIGTEHLLLGLIHEGEGVAARALESLEISLDAVRQQVQEIIGQGQQSPTGHIPFTPRAKKVLELSLREGLQLGHNYIGTEHLLLGLIREGEGVAAQVLVKLGADLNRVRQQVIQLLSGYQGKESATAGVGPSGGAEGQQAGSLVLDQFGRNLTQAAREGKLDPVIGRQQEIERVMQILSRRTKNNPVLIGEPGVGKTAVVEGLAQDVVRGDVPETLKDKQLYTLDLGALVAGSRYRGDFEERLKKVLKEIRTRGDIILFIDEIHTLVGAGAAEGAIDAASILKPMLARGELQTIGATTLDEYRKHIEKDAALERRFQPIQVAEPTLKHAIEILKGLRDRYEAHHRVTITDQALVAAASMADRYINDRFLPDKAIDLIDEAGARLRIRRMTAPPDLREFDEKIAHARREKESAIDGQDFEKAARLRDEEQKLTQARAAREKEWKNGDMDVVAEVDEELIAEVLAAATGIPVFKLTEEESSRLLNMEAELHKRIIGMDDAIIALSQAIRRTRAGLKDPRRPGGSFIFAGPTGVGKTELAKTLAEFLFGDEDALITLDMSEYSEKHTVSRMFGSPPGYVGYEEGGQLTEKVRRKPFSVVLFDEVEKAHPDIFNSLLQILEDGRLTDSQGRVVDFKNTVIIMTTNLGTRDISKGVSLGFSAGTDTQSSYDRMKNKVTDELKQHFRPEFLNRVDDIIVFPQLTQAEIVQIVDLMIAGLDERLRDKDMGVELTPAAKELLAKKGYDPVLGARPLRRAIQREIEDQLSEKILYGEIGAGEIVLVDVEDTGGRDKTSEKVFTFTGQEKPSEVPDTLPVEEQTG, encoded by the coding sequence AGAGGCGCGCATGCTCAACCACAACTACATCGGCACCGAGCACCTGTTGCTGGGCCTGATCCACGAGGGTGAGGGCGTGGCCGCGAGGGCCCTGGAGTCGCTCGAGATCTCCCTGGACGCCGTCCGCCAGCAGGTGCAGGAAATCATCGGTCAGGGCCAGCAGAGCCCGACCGGACACATCCCGTTCACCCCCCGGGCCAAGAAGGTGCTGGAGCTCTCCCTCCGCGAGGGCCTGCAGCTCGGGCACAACTACATCGGCACCGAGCACCTTCTGCTCGGCCTCATCCGTGAGGGCGAGGGCGTGGCAGCGCAGGTGCTGGTCAAGCTGGGCGCCGACCTCAACCGGGTGCGCCAGCAGGTCATCCAGCTGCTGTCGGGCTACCAGGGCAAGGAGTCGGCGACCGCCGGCGTCGGGCCCTCCGGTGGCGCCGAGGGCCAGCAGGCCGGCTCGCTGGTCCTGGACCAGTTCGGTCGCAACCTGACCCAGGCCGCCCGCGAGGGCAAGCTGGACCCGGTCATCGGTCGCCAGCAGGAGATCGAGCGGGTCATGCAGATCCTCTCCCGCCGCACCAAGAACAACCCGGTGCTGATCGGCGAGCCCGGCGTCGGCAAGACCGCCGTCGTGGAGGGCCTGGCCCAGGACGTCGTCCGGGGCGACGTGCCGGAGACGCTGAAGGACAAGCAGCTGTACACCCTCGATCTCGGCGCGCTCGTGGCCGGGTCCCGCTACCGCGGTGACTTCGAGGAGCGGCTGAAGAAGGTGCTCAAGGAGATCCGCACCCGCGGTGACATCATCCTGTTCATCGACGAGATCCACACCCTGGTGGGTGCCGGTGCCGCCGAGGGCGCGATCGACGCCGCCAGCATCCTCAAGCCGATGCTGGCCCGTGGCGAGCTGCAGACCATCGGTGCCACCACGCTCGACGAGTACCGCAAGCACATCGAGAAGGACGCGGCGCTGGAGCGCCGCTTCCAGCCGATCCAGGTGGCCGAGCCCACGCTCAAGCACGCCATCGAGATCCTCAAGGGCCTGCGCGACCGTTACGAGGCCCACCACCGGGTGACGATCACCGACCAGGCGCTGGTGGCGGCGGCCTCGATGGCCGACCGCTACATCAACGACCGGTTCCTGCCGGACAAGGCGATCGACCTGATCGACGAGGCGGGTGCGCGGTTGCGGATCCGCCGGATGACCGCTCCGCCGGACCTGCGCGAGTTCGACGAGAAGATCGCCCACGCCCGCCGGGAGAAGGAGTCCGCGATCGACGGACAGGACTTCGAGAAGGCGGCCCGGCTGCGCGACGAGGAGCAGAAGCTCACCCAGGCGCGCGCCGCGCGGGAGAAGGAGTGGAAGAACGGCGACATGGACGTGGTCGCCGAGGTCGACGAGGAGCTGATCGCCGAGGTCCTCGCCGCCGCCACCGGCATCCCGGTCTTCAAGCTCACCGAGGAGGAGTCCAGCCGGCTGCTCAACATGGAGGCCGAGCTGCACAAGCGGATCATCGGCATGGACGACGCGATCATCGCGCTGTCGCAGGCGATCCGCCGCACCCGTGCCGGCCTGAAGGACCCGCGCCGCCCCGGTGGCTCGTTCATCTTCGCCGGCCCCACGGGCGTCGGCAAGACCGAGCTGGCCAAGACGCTGGCGGAGTTCCTCTTCGGTGACGAGGACGCGCTCATCACCCTGGACATGTCCGAGTACTCCGAGAAGCACACCGTCTCCCGGATGTTCGGCAGCCCGCCCGGGTACGTCGGCTACGAGGAGGGCGGCCAGCTCACCGAGAAGGTGCGGCGCAAGCCGTTCTCGGTCGTCCTCTTCGACGAGGTCGAGAAGGCCCACCCGGACATCTTCAACAGCCTGCTGCAGATCCTGGAGGACGGTCGCCTGACCGACAGCCAGGGCCGGGTGGTCGACTTCAAGAACACCGTCATCATCATGACCACCAACCTGGGCACCCGGGACATCTCCAAGGGCGTCTCGCTCGGCTTCTCCGCCGGGACCGACACCCAGAGCAGCTACGACCGGATGAAGAACAAGGTCACCGACGAGCTCAAGCAGCACTTCCGGCCCGAGTTCCTCAACCGCGTGGACGACATCATCGTCTTCCCCCAGCTGACCCAGGCCGAGATCGTCCAGATCGTGGACCTGATGATCGCCGGTCTCGACGAGCGGCTCAGGGACAAGGACATGGGGGTCGAGCTCACCCCGGCGGCCAAGGAGCTGCTGGCCAAGAAGGGCTACGACCCGGTGCTCGGTGCCCGGCCGTTGCGTCGTGCGATCCAGCGCGAGATCGAGGACCAGCTGTCCGAGAAGATCCTCTACGGCGAGATCGGTGCCGGCGAGATCGTCCTGGTCGACGTCGAGGACACCGGTGGTCGGGACAAGACCTCCGAGAAGGTGTTCACCTTCACCGGCCAGGAGAAGCCCTCCGAGGTCCCGGACACGCTGCCGGTCGAGGAGCAGACCGGCTGA
- a CDS encoding lipid II:glycine glycyltransferase FemX yields MTVNMHVHHIGPDDRGRYEDVLDSLGPCEQLTFYHSWEWGEVIAERTGRLERVALEQDGELVGVAQVGLHEDHKVVFWYAPRGLAMDHSDPERVTAAYGALRDHFRGREGAAFLRVDPTVLQGTPAEAALDAAGGKRAAIFTQVERCWVAEVQPTPEAQLEWLKAHGLKSNTRRLFNKSRKAGVTVRASDDPQDLETLITMLRELDARKGGIGKHDDEHYRTQFAHMAPAGYQKVFLAEKDGRVGAASLMAIYGGEASFLHGASSADEDFRRLSPSYLLHQETMAWLAAHRPEVTRYNFWGIVSDENRRPEHPRHGYSEFKRSFGGYKVEYVRAREFVYHPLRRSALYLLETYRTRRYQND; encoded by the coding sequence GTGACGGTGAATATGCACGTGCACCACATCGGACCGGACGACCGCGGGCGCTACGAGGACGTCCTCGACTCCCTCGGCCCCTGCGAGCAGCTGACCTTCTACCACTCCTGGGAGTGGGGTGAGGTGATCGCCGAGCGGACCGGTCGCCTGGAGCGCGTGGCGCTCGAGCAGGACGGGGAGCTGGTCGGCGTCGCCCAGGTCGGGCTGCACGAGGACCACAAGGTGGTGTTCTGGTACGCCCCCCGCGGGCTGGCCATGGACCACTCCGACCCCGAGCGGGTGACGGCGGCCTACGGTGCCCTGCGCGACCACTTCCGCGGCCGCGAGGGTGCCGCCTTCCTGCGCGTCGACCCCACCGTGCTGCAGGGGACGCCGGCCGAGGCGGCCCTCGATGCCGCCGGCGGCAAGCGGGCCGCGATCTTCACCCAGGTCGAGCGGTGCTGGGTCGCCGAGGTGCAGCCCACCCCGGAGGCGCAGCTGGAGTGGCTCAAGGCGCACGGCCTGAAGAGCAACACCCGCCGGTTGTTCAACAAGTCCCGCAAGGCCGGCGTCACCGTCCGCGCCAGCGACGACCCTCAGGACCTGGAGACGCTGATCACCATGCTCCGCGAGCTCGACGCACGCAAGGGCGGCATCGGCAAGCACGACGACGAGCACTACCGGACCCAGTTCGCGCACATGGCGCCGGCCGGGTACCAGAAGGTGTTCCTGGCCGAGAAGGACGGCCGAGTCGGCGCGGCCTCGCTGATGGCGATCTACGGCGGCGAGGCCAGCTTCCTGCACGGCGCCAGCTCGGCGGACGAGGACTTCCGCCGGCTCTCGCCGAGCTACCTCCTGCACCAGGAGACGATGGCCTGGTTGGCCGCGCACCGGCCCGAGGTCACCCGCTACAACTTCTGGGGCATCGTCTCCGACGAGAACCGCCGACCCGAGCACCCTCGGCACGGCTACTCGGAGTTCAAGCGCAGCTTCGGCGGTTACAAGGTGGAGTACGTCCGGGCGCGGGAGTTCGTCTACCACCCGCTGCGCCGCTCCGCGCTCTACCTGCTGGAGACCTACCGCACCAGGCGCTACCAGAACGACTGA
- a CDS encoding DegT/DnrJ/EryC1/StrS family aminotransferase, translating to MSSTKTDRLSADVRVQLAGLSGTDPTDWHLLSKGRHAMMLAMAQQPAGEVLNQPLTCLTAVAPAISAGHRPTYADIDADTLALEPARAAEAITERTRVVVGQHTFGAAAPMEALRALLPDGVMLMEDSAHCLGEIARGADGAPVADVSIHSFGLEKMLPTRTGAAVWVNPDAAGQPWHAPLLTVLRGLDAAGRRQRVADVISPQVRRVARKLGAPGARAVSLAARTGLVEEVIMASERDGLIAGTPSRLTGTALTAVARELPGLAASQRHRRRVADIYREGLAEVDGVTRPAALDAPERSLVRYPILLPSLAQAQACFTALQDEGLVPGLWYRPLLFPGPTDPAPFAYDPATCPVAEDVSSRILNLPTAPFVTEEMARRAVTVVLAVLRDHAR from the coding sequence GTGAGCTCCACGAAGACCGACCGACTCTCCGCCGATGTCCGCGTGCAGCTGGCCGGCCTGTCCGGCACCGACCCCACCGACTGGCACCTGCTCTCCAAGGGCCGGCACGCGATGATGCTGGCGATGGCCCAGCAGCCGGCCGGTGAGGTGCTCAACCAGCCGCTGACCTGTCTGACCGCGGTGGCGCCGGCGATCTCGGCCGGTCACCGGCCCACCTACGCCGACATCGACGCCGACACCCTGGCGCTCGAGCCCGCCCGGGCCGCCGAGGCCATCACGGAGCGGACCCGCGTCGTCGTCGGCCAGCACACCTTCGGCGCCGCGGCCCCCATGGAGGCGCTGCGCGCGCTGCTGCCCGACGGGGTGATGCTCATGGAGGACTCCGCCCACTGCCTGGGTGAGATCGCCCGGGGCGCCGACGGGGCGCCGGTGGCCGACGTGTCCATCCACAGCTTCGGGCTGGAGAAGATGCTTCCCACGCGCACCGGTGCCGCGGTCTGGGTGAACCCGGATGCGGCCGGACAGCCCTGGCACGCGCCGCTCCTGACGGTCCTGCGCGGCCTGGACGCCGCCGGACGGCGGCAGCGGGTCGCCGACGTCATCTCCCCCCAGGTCCGCCGCGTCGCCCGCAAGCTCGGTGCGCCCGGCGCCAGGGCGGTCTCCCTCGCCGCCCGGACCGGTCTGGTGGAGGAGGTCATCATGGCCTCCGAGCGGGACGGCCTCATCGCGGGGACCCCGAGCCGGCTCACCGGCACCGCGCTCACCGCGGTGGCCCGGGAGCTGCCCGGGCTCGCCGCCTCGCAGCGGCACCGCAGGCGGGTCGCGGACATCTACCGGGAAGGGCTGGCCGAGGTCGACGGGGTCACCCGGCCCGCGGCGCTCGACGCGCCGGAACGCTCCCTGGTGCGCTACCCCATACTCCTGCCCTCCCTCGCGCAGGCGCAGGCCTGCTTCACCGCGCTCCAGGACGAGGGCCTGGTGCCGGGCCTGTGGTACCGCCCGCTGCTCTTCCCCGGCCCCACCGACCCCGCGCCGTTTGCCTACGACCCCGCCACCTGCCCGGTCGCGGAGGACGTCAGCAGCCGGATCCTCAACCTGCCCACCGCACCGTTCGTCACCGAGGAGATGGCCCGCCGCGCCGTGACGGTCGTCCTGGCCGTCCTGCGCGACCACGCGCGATGA
- a CDS encoding lipid II:glycine glycyltransferase FemX, which translates to MPVLDLTDPAAVERYADFVRSHPLRAVSQDLRWGIVKDDWGQEAVYVEEDGRIVAAMTLLVRRLPGRFSVLYAPRGPLVDWADRDLVRRILAEAEPLARKHRAIMTKVDPEVRFSEELDGWLRAQPGWVVKNVGAGKDDLVQPRYCMIVRLQDEAGEPLTEDELLAKYDGKARNRVRTGRKKGVTTEAVDTPEGLSTFHDIYTFMARRNEITARGLPYFHRMREAFGERMRVTHARHEDDVLAASVTIDYWGKLYYLYAGSTDVKRNLSANQVMNHELMAWGLSTGAESYDMGGVFTLDTSDGLYLFKRAFCKGDGGATEFIGEVDIVHHKAMYAVLQRLVPRVQKARRDLAGRVSQVRKRIATARS; encoded by the coding sequence GTGCCCGTCCTCGACCTCACCGACCCTGCCGCCGTCGAGCGGTATGCCGACTTCGTCCGCTCCCACCCGCTGCGGGCGGTGAGCCAGGACCTCCGGTGGGGGATCGTCAAGGACGACTGGGGGCAGGAGGCGGTCTACGTCGAGGAGGACGGGCGGATCGTCGCGGCGATGACCCTGCTCGTGCGCCGGCTGCCCGGTCGCTTCTCCGTGCTGTACGCGCCCCGGGGCCCGCTGGTGGACTGGGCGGACAGGGACCTGGTGCGCCGGATCCTGGCCGAGGCCGAGCCGCTGGCCCGCAAGCACCGGGCGATCATGACCAAGGTCGACCCGGAGGTGCGCTTCAGCGAGGAGCTGGACGGCTGGCTGCGCGCGCAGCCCGGCTGGGTCGTCAAGAACGTCGGCGCCGGGAAGGACGACCTGGTCCAGCCGCGCTACTGCATGATCGTCCGCCTGCAGGACGAGGCCGGCGAGCCGCTGACCGAGGACGAGCTGCTGGCCAAGTACGACGGCAAGGCTCGCAACCGCGTCCGCACCGGACGCAAGAAGGGTGTCACCACCGAGGCCGTGGACACCCCGGAGGGGCTGTCCACCTTCCACGACATTTACACCTTCATGGCCCGCCGCAACGAGATCACCGCCCGCGGCCTGCCCTACTTCCACCGGATGCGCGAAGCCTTCGGCGAGCGGATGCGGGTCACCCACGCCCGGCACGAGGACGACGTGCTGGCGGCCTCGGTCACCATCGACTACTGGGGCAAGCTCTACTACCTCTACGCTGGCTCCACCGACGTCAAGCGCAACCTCAGCGCCAACCAGGTGATGAACCACGAGCTGATGGCGTGGGGGCTGTCCACCGGAGCGGAGTCCTACGACATGGGCGGCGTCTTCACCCTGGACACCTCCGACGGCCTCTACCTGTTCAAGCGGGCCTTCTGCAAGGGCGACGGCGGCGCCACCGAGTTCATCGGTGAGGTCGACATCGTCCACCACAAGGCCATGTATGCCGTGCTCCAGCGCCTGGTGCCCCGGGTGCAGAAGGCCCGCCGCGACCTCGCCGGGAGGGTCTCGCAGGTCCGCAAGCGGATCGCGACCGCCCGCTCCTGA